TATGCATTCCTTCCCCCAGCATTCCTGACAGTTGCTCATACTGGGTGTCCTTCTCTTGCCGCCCTTTAACTTTTTTGGTATACTAATTATGAAATACATAATTAATTTTGACATTTTCATGTGTGCCTATATATAAAAACATGTACTTACATTCTCTCTCACTTTCCCTTCCGTCTGCATCTTCGGcacatctttttcttcctttccacctCTGCTCCTCTCCATCTGGGCAGATGAAGACGCCAGTGGCTCCGGAGGGGGACAGCAGTACGCAGACGACTGGAAAGCTGGGTCAGCCCCTGCGGTTCCCCCGGCCAGGCCTCCAAGGCCACCTCGTCCTCCTCGAAGGGACGGTCTGGGGGTCAGAGGAGGAAGTGGCAGTGCCAGATACAACCAGGGCAGAAGCAGGAATCTGGGATCGTCTCTTGGTCTCCACGTCCCGTTCACCGTCATTCTTTTCCCCTCAGCCCTCACCCTGCTTGGACTTCGATAACCAGGGAGGGGTGCCCTGGCATCAGAAGGGTTAATGGCCTTTTTCCCTCCACCTCTCTCAGCTGAGCGTGAGGAAGAGCagaagggggctacagagggAGTAGAAAGGGACTTTGTGGGTGAATGGCTGGGGCCCCGAATCCAGGAGTTTCCCGTTGGTGGGTTGGGCAGTAGATGGGTgttcataatatttattttttcatttgggAACTGGGGATATTTATTTAGGGAGTATGGTTCCGCTCTTTTAAGGCTTGGGGCTCACTGATGCAAAAGGCAGGGAGTGGGGTGTTGGGAAAAGGGTTGAAGGAATTTGGAAGTGGGAGGGGTAGGGACTGTTGGCATGGGGTACCTGGTATTGAAAAGGAACAAATAAACCTAGCTGGAGTGATGTCACGCGCCTGTAAACCATtagtatttgggaggctgagggaggaggattcaGAGttggaaaccaacaaagctaGGTGCTGACAGTGGGgcagagggtggggtggggaagtggacctgggttctgttggctcttttaaaaatcatgtttcttaagtgtgggggaggggcatcttGTGACCTTTGCCATCTGCATCCTTACAAGCTTCCATTTCATATCTCAGTGTTCAAGTCAGTGTTTAttggttaaataaataataatttattggACCATGTGTgtggccttgtgtgtgtgtgtgtgtgtgtgtgtgtgtgtgtatgtgcacacccagaggccagaggacgaCATATGCCCTTCTATACCCCTCTCTGCCTTATCCCCTTGAGACGGGCGCTCTCCCTGAACCTGGGTCACTGGAGTTACGCGCACCTGCACATGTGGCCAAGCCCAGATTCTTCACACGGCTGCAGAGGATTTGAACACGTGCAGAAAGTGTTTTTCTTCAGTCCACTCCACACTCTTAATCTCACTCTGTGAACTCTGGCTCAGCTTTTACCTGCTTCTTGCCTCTTGGAGTCTATCCCCTGGGAAAATGCAGCCCCAAGAAAGAGCCCCAGATTTCCCAAGCCTGGAGGGATGATTGTCTTAACCTATGATAAAAGAATTGTGGAGCTCAAACAGGAATTGCATGAGGAAGTATCTGTAAAATGTGCAGGACACCAGGCCTACTTAACACCCCACTGCTCTGCCTTCAGGGTAAGACTGCAGTTCTTGGAAGCCTCTGGCTggctgtctctatctctgtctcccttcctccttccctctcttcacctgaataaatcttttgttttgtggaaagccaaaagaaaaagatgtaatTGATTCCTATTTGAAAGGAGGGTAGAAGTGGCATCTTTCAAAGGCAGGCTAGGCCATCTTTCCCTGCAGCAGACTGGTaaagagggcagggagggaggggagagaccCAGAGAGACCGATCAATGCCCAAGCAAGAAGCAAGCAGCTGCTTGGATTGGCGGgacaaagggaggggagggggaggagtctGGATGTTGAGAAAAGTTTGTGGGGAAAGTTGATCTGAGGAGCCGGGCGGTGGCTGGAGCCGGCGACCTGATTTTTCCACTGCTCTTCTTATGGCCTGGTGAGTGGCTAGAGAAACAGAGGCTGGAACCGGTGAGGGACCTTTGAAtatgggaggagactagggaggggtcACGGAAGACCCTTAACAAAAGGCTGCCGACAGCAGCCACCGAAGCTGCAGAGGGTCCAGCGAGCTGGGACGAGGAGAGGAGCTTGGGATggatgggaagaggagggagtTCCTGCCGAATCCTGGGGGCTGTGCCGGGGATAACGCCAGAAGGAGGCGGGTCTTTGGACAGCAAGcttggattctttttttcttggggTCACCCTGACTAGTTCGGGAAGGGGGCCGGGGCCGTCTGAGCAGGTTGGAAGGACCTTGCTCTTTGATTGCAGGGTGTGATCTGAAAACCTGGAATTACACCTCCAGTTAAGCAGGAAGTTTAAGGCCGGGGGAAGAAGAAtcaatctctctccctctccctttccctctcctccctgcctgtctctccctcttcctccctctttctctcttcctttttctctctccctctctctctgtctgcctgtgtaCTGATAGACAGGGTTAGGAAGTGGGATGCGCCCAGGAGCTCTCCACCAGCCCCTTTAAGACCTTGGGGTCTGCCTTGTACTAactgggaagcagccttgcccaCATGAACAGCACGGCTCACACCGCTCCTCTAGGCCCACCcaccccctttcctcttcctgaGTTACCCAACCTGTTGCTATCTGATCTCCCATTCCTCCTGAGGTTTCCCCTGTACTAGCTGCAGGAGGGGAAACATTCTTCGTTCCTATTTGTGAATGACAGAGCCCCTCAGAAGGCAGCTAGGACCCAGCCTGACCGTGCCTTCATGCGAAGATCATAACCACAAACCGAATGGTTCGGTCTCATTTGAGATCTGGGTCCTGGCTTTATCTCCTCTTTTAAATATCCAAAGCCTAAAGGGGGGGGAGGTGAGTGCAGTTGGAGAGCTACAGGGTAGCTAACTAGGTTGACAGCACAGGGAACAGATGCCAGGGTCTGGTGTGAAGAGCACACAAGTATacgtgtgtgcgcatgcacacacgcgcgcacacacacacacacacacacacacacacacacacacgtacacactcacacacctggCTACTCCCCATCCCTGCCTCAGGTCTCAgtggcagaagaagaagaaaaagttctccccttctccttagactcctctccttcccccctcaTTTCCCTTCTAGACGCTGACAGAGGCAAAAATCTGCTAACTCAGGGGCCGGCTCAACCGGGGCTTCAAGCAGGCTTGGGGGATGATCCCCTGATCTCCAGAAGGTGCCTTCCACGGCTGCATTATCATCCCCAGCTGGCTCTGCCACCCATGGCTCTTGGCCCTGGCTCCACTCCTGCCTAATGTCACTTTGCTTGTGACACACGAGCCCTCTGTCTTCTGCCAGGACCATGAGGCTCTGGAGGCCTCGGAGCCTGGGGGTGGCTCTGGGCATCTTCATGACCATCGGATTTGGCCTCCAGCTCCTGGGGGGACCATTCCAGAGGAGGTGAGTCCCTGTCGGTCCTACCTCTCTGACTGCACCTTCCTTGATCCCACCTGGGGGTGTGACTTGAGGGGCGAACACTCAGGGGACATTCCTGTTCTCCGTGCATTACAAGAACACACCTGCTCCACATAACACCGAGGGACAGGTCACTTCCCTTCCGCTCTCTTTCCAGGCTCCCTGGGCTGCAGCTCCCACAGTCCTGGATCCCTTCCCTGGGACCAACTGTTACGCCTTGCCTACCCAGACAGCGACTCGTGTTCCTGAAGACACACAAATCCGGGAGCAGCTCTGTGCTCAGTCTCCTTCACCGCTATGGGGACCAGCAGGGACTACGCTTTGCCCTGCCTGCCCACTACCAGTTTGGCTACCCAAAGCTTTTCCAGGCCTCTAAGGTCAAAGGCTACCATCCCCAGAGTTCGGATTCGCAGAAGCCTTTCCATATCCTCTGTCATCACATGAGGTTCAACCTGAAAGAGGTGAGGACCTGCAGTGGGTGGACTGGGAAAGAGGTCTCCCTCGGCTTGTAGCCAAGAGAGGGGACCTGTGCCTTGGTATGGGGGTTCGGCAACAAGTTGAAGCCCAGGGCAGAGAGGCCAGCTTCCCTATAGCTCTTTTTACACATGTCCTTTCTCTGGGTCAGGTGAAGGTTGGGAGCCAGAAATCTTCTCTTCCCTCACATGGGGTTTGTGTGTCTGAGCGTGTGCTCAcatgtgcttgtggaggtcagaggtcagttccaggtgtgtttcttgatcactctcttgcttagtttctgagacagggtctctcactgaacctgagctagactggctggccagtgaggccCTAGGACccctctgtctctccatccccagtgctggggtggggTGTAAGCACCACCTTTTGAGGCTTCCTGTCAGTCCTGTGTTAAGCCCTCAACAGAGCACGGAACAGCTGGACATTTTGAAAATGTGAGggtacacacctgtgatctcagacCTGGGGACGCTGAGACAGCAGGGCAACTGGAGGGTCACACTAGGGGTTTGCCTCAAATGACAGAGTGCCTATCTGGTATGCAgaaccaagtgtggtggtgcctgcctggaatcccatcactcaggagctggggcaggaggatggggAGTTCAACGCCAGCCTTAGCCACATagtcagttcaaagccagcctggaatacttgtgccctgtctcaaaaaaataaaaaaaaaattaaaaaaaaatagttgaaggCCAGATGGAGCAGCATTCCCAAGCcgatgtctcaaaaacaagcaacaacaatgaaaagagagagagagagagagagagagagagagagagagagaccccagTTCTGACCCAAAGGAGACTACTTAGGGAGAGATGAGCACATTCTCCCACGGGCTTAAACCAGTGAACACTCGCtggcagaaagaaagggaaagcatGCCTGAACTGGGCGTGGCAGCTCACAAGGTAATCCCAGCGCCGGGAGGGGTAAGGGGCACTTGgaaggagaacagagagaaactgcCGAGGTGGGCAAGGAAGTTAGAAGAAAGAGCAGATGGGAGTTTCCAGTAAAGACTTAGTACACATtctgcgtgcatgcgtgcgtgtgtgtctgtctgcccaTCCATtcctatgtctgtctgtctctctgtatttgTTACTGGATCTCATGGAGCTCAGACTAGCTTCAAACCTACGGAGCAGCTGAgaatggtcttgaactcccaacactcccgcctccacctcctgagtgctggttacTGGTGGGCACCACTGTCAGCTTATGCAGTGGGGACGGGAGCCGGCGCTTCGCGTGTGCTCAGCAAGCACTCTACAGAGCGAGCCAGTTATCCAGTTCACACATTCTTTcagggatttctttcttttgagacaggcacCATCATGACACTCACCGCCACCCCAGAATGTCCTAGAACGCTGGGCAGGACTCTTCTATCAGCTCTCAGAGTGCTAGAATCATGGGTGTGAACCACACCGCCCAGCACACCCCAGACACTCTGAGtggtttgctttgtttgcttttagTGAGGTaccggggattgaacccagggctcccccacatgctaggcaagccactgagctctctctctagcTCAGAATAGGCACTCTTAGAGGAAGCAAGCCATCAGGAAGACACAGCCATgcgtgtatgtacgtgtgtatcGGGAGAGTCTGTGCAGTGAACAGAACAGCAGAGACTGCGAAAACTTTTCCTTTTCAAACGGGCTCTTAGTGTCGTACCCTGGGCTTCCCTGACTTCTCAGCATCCTCTTTCCTCAGCCTTCCACAAGTTAGGACTACAGCTGGGAGCCACCACGCCCAGTGCACCCTTGTTGAAGGAGAGCGGGAGACGGCTGAGGATTGTGAGGGGAACCTTGGGGGCAGCAAGAGGCCACTGCTGGATATGGAAGGGCAGCTGTCGAGAGTGGGACAATGACAGGATCACTGACCCAAGTCCCTCCAATGGTTGAGAGGTGCCCCCAGTTGTCGATGTCAGTCACTGATGACCTACTGGGCTCCAGGCACTTCCACGTTTCCAGATACACTAATCTAGATTTAAACCCTAAGAAACAAAGGCTCTGATAGCATCAGTCACATACAGAGTCACACAGGGAGCGAATGATGGAACTGTGAAGTTATGTTTGATACCAAAGACAGTTAACTActtacttctttccttctttttttaattaaatttttatttttttgtattaattacagtttatttactttgtgtctcagctgtagtccccccctcatttcctcccaatcccaccctccctcatctcctccctgcccctctctaaatccactgataggggcgttcctcctcttccatctgatcccagcttattaggtctcttcaggactggctgcaatgtcctcctctatggcttagcaaggctgctcctccctcgaggtGGGGGgcgggaggtcaaagagccagccactgagttcatgtcagagacagtccctgactTCTGCTTTCAAAACAAACTGAGTTCAAAGGCTCTGCCTTCTGGGTACACCCATATTAACGaagaaaatcaaatcaaacaaaacagTTAAGGAAAGGAACTTAAAAAAATCTTCGTGTGTAGGATGTTTGTCCACAACTGATACAGGCACGTGTGTGCCACCGTGTGGAGATCAGTCCACAACCGTCATGTGGGGACAAGGTGAGTCTTTTTTGCAGATGTGGCTATGTACTCCAGGCTAGCTGCTCTGCGGGGTTCCGGACTCGGCTCTCCACCTCCCCACTGATCATTACAGAAGCATGCTGCTACACCCAGCCTCATTTACACGGGGCGTGGggcccaggtcctcatgcttgcacggAGCTTTGTGCACCGGGCCATCTCTCCATTTTCCTCTCAGTCTATGACATAGCCCCACTCTTAAATCATCATTCCAGGAAATGGGAATGGTCCTTTGTTCTCTGACTGCTTCCTGTAGAGTTGGGGTGATAGAGGAAGTTTGGTGAAGGGAATGTCTTAACAATGTGAGAACCCTTTTGGAGAAGACAGTTAAAGACTGATGGATGCCTTGCTGCTCAGTTTCCAGACGCACCGTATAATACCTTAAATCCCAAATAGGTTCCTATTATAATTTTGGAGATTGATCCAAACTTTATTCATTTAAAGACttattatgtgtttgtttgtttgtttgtttttcgagacaggtttctctgtgtagccctggctggcctggattcactttgtagaccaggctggcctggaactcacagcaatctgtctgcctctgcctccctgagtgctgggattagagtcgtgtgctaccatgcctgactcatctaaatatttattatttgtgtgtgtgtgtgtgtgtgtgtgtgtgtgtatacaaggaGGCCGAGACAGGGTCCCTCTCTGAACATGGGGCTAGGTTCTCAGCGaggctggaagccagcaagccctggtgatcctcctgtctgtgcTCCAGCTGGAGGTGGCCTACTGGCATGTGCAGGGGTACCCGGCTCATTATAGGGGTGCTGAGGCCACTCAGCCCGATTTTCAGGGTGCCTGATTTTCAGGGTGCCTGATGTGTTAGACACACATCCCAGACTTTAGTCCTACCCGCTCTccagcacccctcccccaatGCTCCACTTCGGGAGTATCTTTTGTTCCCCAAGTTCCTCCGGAGCTCCAGAAGTGCCTTGTGCTGCAGCCATCTTGGacatctctctccttccaccctgaggGCCTCAAGGCCAGTTGCTTTCTTGAAGCTGTGATCAGAAAAGGCATTTAACAGGTTTTTGTGCTGGCCATGTTGGCACCCATCTGTAATTGTAATGctcaggtggctgaggcaggagttcaaggtcaccctgtgCTACATAagtgtgaccctgtctcagaaagagggCAGGGCTAGGGAGATAGGGTAAAATGCTTACAACAGAACCTGAATTTAGTCCCCAAAACCCACGTCAAAAAAACTGGGCATGGTAGAAGGCGCTGTGATCCTGGCACTGAGGCAGACAGCAGAGTTCCCGAGGCTCTCTGACTAGCCAGCCTTTCCTAGTtgataagttccaggccagtgagagatgctATATTGAAAACGAAGGTAGATGATGACTGAAGAATGAGGTCCCCACCTCAGAGCCACATGCACAAGTGCACACATCCGAGCtctcacatatatgcacacacacacacaacctgaaTAGATTTTTGCTGTAGAAGTGATCACAAAGTTTGTTtcctagagattttttttttggggggggtgttggaCAGCCTCCAgggttctgcctgtctctgcctcttcagcaCTGAGCTTATGGGTGAGCACCActctgcctggcttttatgtgggtgctgggagtatGAACTGGGGTCCTCATTGCTGATGTGGCAAAcgctttattgactgagccatctccccagcccaggttTGAGTTTTTAGCAACCAAGGAagacacaaagacccaagaaaattAAAGATCTAAGTGTTGTGTGTTCCAGATTTCTGATTAGCTGTTTTCTCCTGTGTACTTCTCAATCACCCAGGAACCTCTGATTACTTTGCTTTTACAGACAAGCAAATTGCATCTCTGAGGTGGTTATGTAATTCCCCCAAGATCACACAGCTAGTGGGGGAGCTGAGGGTCCACAGTGGAGTTCTGAGGGCTCATTAGAGCCTTAGCTTGTACTTATTTCCTCCTCAGTCAagccttttctctctgtgtctccgcTCCTGCAGGTGCTTCAGGTCATGCCTTCTGACAGCTTCTTCTTTTCCATTGTCCGGGATCCAGCAGCTCTAGCCCGCTCCGCCTTCTCCTATTATAAATCAACTTCCTCAGCTTTCCGAAAGGCACCATCTTTGGCAGCTTTCCTGTCCAACCCTCGAGCCTTCTACAGACCCGGCGGCCGGGGCAACTACTATGCCCGCAACTTACTGTGGTTTGACTTTGGCTTGCCCTTCCCCCCAGAGACGAAGACCAGGAGAGTGAGTCCCCATGTACTCAGGGACCCCAACCCCTTCCAGCCACATACCATCCCTTCTGGTGCTGGCCCTGGAAAGCTCGTCCCAGCCTTCACCACAGCTGCTGCGAATTATGAGCAGCCAGCCAGCCTTGCCTCTCCAGATTCTGAGCCCTCATCTTTTATCCAGTGGGGTCTAGCCTGGCTGGACTCTGTCTTTGACCTGGTCATGGTGGCCGAGTACTTTGACGAGTCACTGGTTCTGTTGGCAGATGCTCTGTGCTGGAGTCTGGATGACGTGGTGGGCTTCATGCACAATGCCCAGGCTGGAGGTGAGCAGAGGCTCAGGACTGCCAGTAAGAGTGCCGTGACTGGGGGAGATCCACAGCTAACTGCTCGGGCCCGAGCTTGGAACAACCTAGACTGGGCTCTTTACATCCACTTCAACCGTAGTCTGTGGGCCCGGATAGAGCACTACGGCCGGAGTCGGCTGCACAGTGCTGTGGCTGAGCTCCGGGCTCGAAGAGAAGCTCTGGCGAAACGTTGCCTGATGGGAGGCGGGGCTCTGGACCCTAAGTACATCACTGACGTAAGGCTCCGGCCTTTTCAGTTTGGTTCAGCTAAGGTACTGGGCTATGTGCTTCAGAGTGGGCTCAATCAGAAAGATCAGGAGGAATGTGAGCGCTTGGCCACCCCTGAGCTGCAGTATAAGGACAAACTGGATGCTAAGCAGTTTCCCCCaactgcctccctgcctctcaaGGCCTCAAGGCTAGTGCCCCCGTAGGAATCAGACTACAAACTAGGACACCTGTGATGCGCGGAGGGCCTCCGCAGCTCTGCTTCCCTTGGAAGGAACAGGAAGTATGCTCTGAGGGGAGACTGGAGCTGTCTGGACTTTCTGTAGGAATCCCAGCAGCATGTGCCCCTCCATCCCCTGCCTGCCCCTCATTTTGCCTCTTCAAGCCTCAAGACAGAGTCATGTGGCAGTTCTCAAAGCCCCctggaggggcagaagatgaCACTGAGACAGAGAAAGTTTGGGACATGATACATCCATTTCTCTATGATATATTTGTTAAGAAACTGCGTCGAttttactgtgaaaatatttgtTGGATGAATAAATGCTATGAAACatctacttttttaaaattatttatttcttttatgtgtatgagtgttttgcctgcatgtgtaagtgtgcatgaCTGGTGCCCATAGATCTCCTGGCATTGGGAGTTACcaatgattgtgagccaccaagtgttCAGatccaaaccctggtcctctgcaagaacagcaagtcctcttaacctcagagcccaGTTATTTGTTTTACGTAGGGAAGAGATAATCTTTTTTTGAATAGAAATTAGGCTTAAAGTGGTTCTTTCAGTATTTCCTCAAGGCTGGGGATACAGCCATTGGTAAAACGAATTAGCTAGCATGAGGCTGAGGCTCAGGTATGCccataacatacatacatatacacacataccaccaAGAACAACAATCCAGGAAAATGACAGGCAtggagctcagctggtagagggtttgcctagcatgcttgaAGCCCTGGGCTCAATTCTCCAGCCCTGCATACGTTACAcaagatggcacatgcctgtaatgccagcactccgGAGAACGGAGGTAAGAGGATCAAAAGTTTGAGTTCATCCTCAGCCATGTACAGGGTCCCAGGAGACGCTGTTATAAAAGGTAAGGGtgaatgcatggagataacctagaacccctgcacagatgtagcccgtagcagttcagtgtccaagtgggctccatagtaatgggaacagggactgtctctgacaggaactgattggcctgctctttgatcacctccccctgaggggggaacagccttaccaggccacagaggaagacaatgcagccactcctgatgagacctaatagactaggatcagaaggaaggaaaagaagacctcccctatcagtggacttggggaggggcgtgcgtggagaaggggaaggaaggaagggattgggaggggaggaggaagggagctacagggggaggatacaaagtcataaagtgtaattaataaaaataaataaataatcaggaAAAAAGGTAAGGGtgagagaatgggaaaagaaagttAGGGAAGAGAgctaaggagaaggaaaagaagagaaagaaaggaatgaagagagcGAGAGGGAAGCAGggacaaataaaaatgaattccaCCCAAAGAAGCCTGTCCAGCCTCCGACAAGCTCCTCAGCAGCCTGCACgcacttccctcccagccatgcaACCTCGGAGGCCACGCCCCTTCCTTTCCGCTTCCGTCTTCTCTCCAGTCATTCAGCCCCGCACCCCAGTTCCGGCGCCCCCGGGTCTGGGTTCCGGGTTCGTTTCCCTGGCTTCCGGGCCGGGCAGGTGTCTCCCGCTGCCCGGCGGAGCCGCGGTCCGACGCCGTCGGGACTCGCCGGCCGAGCTCCCCGCCGCCCCGGGCCGGGCGGCGCCGCCCTCCCCGCCCGATGGAGTCTCAGTGCGACTACTCGATGTACTTCCCGGCCGTGCCGCTGCCGCCACGCGCCGAGCTGGCTGGGGACCCGGGCCGGTACCGGGCGCTGCCCCGGCGCAACCATCTCTACCTGGGGGAGACAGTCCGCTTCCTGCTGGTGCTGCGCTGCCGGGGCGGCGCGGGGCCCGGCGTCGGGAGCGGCACGGGCTTGGCGTCCGGAGGGGCCTGGACCGAGCTGGCGACCGCCCTGGCCGCCCTGGCCTCGGTCAGCGCCGGAGGGGCCCTGCCAGGGAGTGGCGGCGCCGGCGACCAGGATGCGGAGCCCCCGGGGGGTGGGGACCCGGGGGGAGGAGGCTTGTTTCGGGGCTGCAGCCCCCTTCTCACGCACGGCCCGGGCCCTGCTACCTCAGGGGGAGCGACCACGGTGAGGATCTCTGGGTGACAAAGGCTGAGGGGAGGTTTGCTGGAAGCGAGAGAGGCAGTTTGGGGCTTGGACTCCTTAGGGACGTCATGCAGGAGGCAGATGACAGCATTGCCCAGCCTTGTGGAGGGACCTAAGATAGACGACGAAGGACAGCGAGGGGAGGGCATGAAGACTTGCTGTGTCTTGCAGAGGTTAAAGGATCCTGCGCCTTTGACACCTTCCTGACTTCTTCACCCCTTTCACAACCCCTAGCTGCCTGTGGAAGAGCCGATTGTGTCCACAGATGAGGTCATCTTCCCACTCACCGTTTCACTGGATAGGCTGCCCCCAGGGACACCCAAGGCCAAGGTAGGATGGTAGAGCTGGAGCTGTTGACCTAGAATCCGGGTGACATTTCAAGACCCATCTATCACTCCTCGTGATGTGGGCCGATGGCTCCTGTACCTAGATTGTAGTGACTGTATGGAAGCGGGAGGTCGAGGCACCAGAAGTCAGAGATCAAGGCTACCTGCGCTTGCTGCAGACGAGATCTCCTGGGGACACTTTCCGTGGAGAACAGAGCGCCTTCAAGGCTCAAGGTGGGGGAGATGGGGAAGGCTGGAGGCGGGAGAGGAGTGGATGAGAGGGACCGCATGGAAGGGAGGAGCTGGGGGCGGAGGTCTGAATCCTTGCCCTGTCCGCAGTGAGTACCCTGCTGACGCTGCTGCCCCCTCCAGTTCTGAAATGC
Above is a window of Meriones unguiculatus strain TT.TT164.6M chromosome 15, Bangor_MerUng_6.1, whole genome shotgun sequence DNA encoding:
- the Gal3st4 gene encoding galactose-3-O-sulfotransferase 4, which codes for MRLWRPRSLGVALGIFMTIGFGLQLLGGPFQRRLPGLQLPQSWIPSLGPTVTPCLPRQRLVFLKTHKSGSSSVLSLLHRYGDQQGLRFALPAHYQFGYPKLFQASKVKGYHPQSSDSQKPFHILCHHMRFNLKEVLQVMPSDSFFFSIVRDPAALARSAFSYYKSTSSAFRKAPSLAAFLSNPRAFYRPGGRGNYYARNLLWFDFGLPFPPETKTRRVSPHVLRDPNPFQPHTIPSGAGPGKLVPAFTTAAANYEQPASLASPDSEPSSFIQWGLAWLDSVFDLVMVAEYFDESLVLLADALCWSLDDVVGFMHNAQAGGEQRLRTASKSAVTGGDPQLTARARAWNNLDWALYIHFNRSLWARIEHYGRSRLHSAVAELRARREALAKRCLMGGGALDPKYITDVRLRPFQFGSAKVLGYVLQSGLNQKDQEECERLATPELQYKDKLDAKQFPPTASLPLKASRLVPP